CAGGTGGAGAAGGTCATCAGCAGCGAGACAGCGACAGGCTGCCCCTGTCCTTCCGGcccaaagacaaaacaattagGAAACAGTATGTGTGCTTCTTTGGTAGCGGTGCTGAGTTGGCGTCGTTCTCAAACTCTGGGTGCCCTTGAACagaaatgtgcatgtttgtgtgttcatgtaggaagtctctgtgtgtgtgtgtgtgtgtgtgtgtgtgtgtgtgtgtgtgtgtgtgtgtgtgtgtgagtgtgtgtgtgtgtgcgtgtgtgtgtgtggatcgtAGGTGCtagactgtctgtgtgtcagtgtgtcctcCCCGAAGCGAGTCACTGGGTTCATGTTCGTGCGAGagcttcccctctcctctccgtACGACCGTGCACGCTATTCATTCCTGCCTGTTCTGCTGCAGACTGTCACATTAACATTCAAGTGCAcccatcacaacacacacacacacacacacacacacacacacacacacacagggacacacacctgTCGTGGCCACACAGTGAGTTCAGCAGGGAAACAGATGATTAGAAAAGGATTCATTTGGTTTGTGTGATGCTGTTTTCTCTCGTTCTGCTTCACAGTCGATCttgagaaggaaaaagaaaaagagaataagAGCTGAAACGATTCAGAGACTAAATTCTACCTTTTCtttcatcaaaatgaaaaataacattatcTGGTTcaagcttctcaaatgtgaacattttcagtttttgttatTGTGACTCGTCCTAACGAAGGATTTGAGgagtttttgatattttatagattAACGGCGAATTGATTGTATGTTTATGTTGTAAATAATCATTGGTTGTTAAGAAATCAGTGATAGTTTTGGACCGACTGTTCAAAATCAGGTCacaaggaaggagagaaactCTGCAAGTGGATGGAGCATGCACGCACTtattttaacaaacacacacacacacacacacacacacacacacacctgtcaatTTCAATTTGACCGATTGGCCACTTTAACGTTATAATGTAAAGAGGCCAGGAAAAAGCTTGTGCATATAAATTGTCATGTTATATTCATGacctcacacacatgcatgcataaacatgtctacacacacaactttggacacacacgcacacacacaagcacacacacacacacacacacacacacacacacacacacacacacacacacacacacacacacacacacacacacacacacacacacacacacaccaatagaAATTGCACAGTggcacatttttaaatctcataaAACCCCAGATCTACAAAGATAAACACATCATTatgaggcgtgtgtgtgtgtgtgtgtttgtgtgtctacgTGTTCAATCGTGCGTTTCACTTGTGCGGCTGCAGATCTCGTCGGCTTTGCGTCGCCGCAGCAGCTCGAGCGAGGCTGAGACCGTTTCCAAGGCAACACGtccttcctccatcctccaccACCTGTGGAGTCGCAAATGACAGGATTCATGTgatggaaggaggaagaaaaataaataagagcCAGACGgacaagagaagagagggagtgaaaaaaaaaatacgatacaagaaatgtgatgtgtgcgatgaagaggaggtgaggagagggaagaagaaaggGTGGGGAGGGAAAGATGAGtgaaggaaggagagggtgagagcaGCTGATGGAAAATCAATAGAGGACCTGAGCAGTTCCTCTTTATATTGATGTTAATGAGCAGCACTGAGTTAAAACGCATCATGGTTTattcattagtgtgtgtgtgtgtgtgtgtgtgtttgtgtgtgtgtgtgtgtgtgtgtgtgtgtgtgtgtgtgtgtgtgtgtgtgtgtgtgtgtgtgtgtgtgtgtgtgtgtgtgtgtggttcaggTATTTGAGGCTGAAATCAATGAGAATGAGTTAAagagtctctctgtctctcagcttcAGCTCTAATCTGTGGTTCGCTCGGTGCCGCCATTTTCACAACCCTTAATTAAAATCTGCCCCGTGTGCGTTAAATGTCCACACACTATCAGGAAATACACACCAGCTGCGCTAAAGTTGCTTTTCAGGCGTTCACAGTCACAGATGAAAGACTTTTCTCAACCTTTGCCTTAATTCTCTCAGACAGAAAGATGAGAGATggatgttgaagaaaaaaagtgGACAGATATTTAGAGtgtgtggtgcagatccaatgaaaaaaacaacctttacTCATCAGACAGGATGTAAATGCCCAGTGCACTAAATGAATCGTGTAATTAgtgaaacatatttaaacacattcacGGAGATTTCCCTCGAAACAAGATTGAACATATTGTTCCAACAGGAGCCCGtaagcttttgtttgtttgccagcCAGCGTCCAACCTTTCCCCTTCTCCCTCATGTCTGGGTCATCAAACTGGCCGTCGGGCCCAAACTGTCAGAACCAATCAGGTTACTCTTTACAGTCTgtcacagccaatcagagcgccCCCGGTCTGTGGGTGGTTTAGTGGCTTCCCCTCTCCAAACTGATCTGGGTTTAACAAAAGGCGAAGCCGGAGGGTCGGCGGCTCGCCAACACAGGCTAACAGCACTTGGCCTTGAGGCACCGTCGCCCCCAAACAATCagtctgagacacacacacacacacacacacaaaggccagACTCCTCATTATGACCACGCCCCTCACTAGAGGAACTGGAAGCCCCACCAATTACCAGTGGGTTGTTctggcagagacacacacacacacacacacagaaagataaaCAGAGGAGTCTCCTTATGTAACACAGTTTGATTATCTCATCTAATTTGggaggaaacaaacaacaactcCTTTATTCTGTCGGTTCGTCTCATTCTGGTCTGAGCTGAACGATCCTGGACCCAGACTGAGTCTGGAGCCCTGAACCGACCTGTCCTGACTCGACCGCACCCTGACCCAGTCTCTGGGTGAAAGACGCTGTCGATTCAGATCGTTCTTTCAAAGTAACAGTCGAGGTAGTAATCAACTGCCTCATATTAATTCTACACCTGAGTCCTCTTTGAGCGAGACgtgctgtttgctgttgtcttGTGCTGATATAGGTTTTTTGTGAAAGTTCTTAAAAACCCAGTGGGTCTTTCTCGTGTAACATGAATTTAACCTAAACGTCAATAAGGGAACTTTTACTATTTAAGTTCCAGTCATCTCTCTCCAAATCACCTCTTATTAATTTATCTGATGAATGAGATTAGTGACACATGGGACcttgaatttatttaaaaactcaTGTGTACAACATAATGTCaagagtgagacagaaacaattcaaaagtaaagtgaaactTTGTGAAAACAGAACTCATGACTCAGTGCTTCACTTCCTGGCTCATTAAATACTCTCATGTGTTGAATGTGCAGCCGAACTCCTTCATGTCTCAGACGctgcttttattcatttatgttttattttccgtGACTTTGATAATTTGTTATCATCAGTCAAACTATAATCGAAGGACTCTCTTCacttgaatattatttttctgtaTCAGAGCCACTAGAACACAAAGTTGTTGTGTATCGTGAGGCAGAGCTTATTCTTCCCTGAGCTGCCACAGAGTCGCGCCGCTGCCGAACCAGCTGTCCGTCAAAAGGTTCTCCCTCGTTAATCCAATTAGGCTAACGAGGCGGGTGAAAGAGAGACAACTCCACTTAATTGCAGCTCAGCCCAGAGATCTGCACAGTGAGGACGACACCACTGAGGTTTCCTCATACAGCCTGGGTTCTGATGATGGTTTATTGATTTGTGGGGGCATTTCGCCTTTAATGATAtaagtcgtccatctttatttacagttaatCGTCTGGGCCAAAATGGTGGAATGACCAGACAACATTGCGTGGAGCTGCTGTCATGTCAGGGTTGAGACGTACAGTGATGCCACATTAAATAATGAGTCCCATGTGTTTCCATTGAACAAAGCACATCTTGGAGTTACAGATAAATGTGTTCGATCACATGTCGAACTCTCTGTGTTGAAGCTAATGATGAGTCGTTGTTTCCCACAAAACGTCCATTGTTGGAATTTCATGTAATTTGAATTTTTCTGGTGAAGACGTTTAAGTGTTTGAGGTTgtcttgattgacaggtgaCTCACCCTCGGCAGTGGCGCTCCCCCTGTTCCACCCGGGCTACACCCTCATCCGTCCAGAGTCTGGCCAACAATGACGCAGTGGTCGAGTCCAGGCCTCGTCATGTGTTGTCAGTAAACTGAGGCTGATTTGAAGATTCATATTTGAGGTGGACATAAATACACAGCAGCAGTAAATGAAcccatattatattattacattatattattaccACAGGAACGTTCTCCAGGAACTTTTGCAGAAACCAGAAATCTTTTTACCCTTTGGCACATTTTGTACGGGAGCCTTTGGGGAGGGGCTGAAGACGCCGGGTTATTTCTGGAAGTTCGAGCTCAGCTTCCCCCCTGTGGGAGAAGTATCGCATGATGATGTGATCTTGGATTTACAAACATGGATAAACTTTTAATGCACTGTTGAGAAAACCTGCACAGTCAGAGTGGAGCAGTCGAAGTGAAAACAGATCGTGTGTCACGTAAACTGTCTCGCGCAGGTTTGTCCTTAACTCATAATAAGTCTGGAAAACAAAAGAATATGATGCAATAATCAACAGGCTGAAATAAGATCTGACTGAATGATGCAGAATGTAAACTTTATGGTTATTCTTTCTTTAGCAGAGGATTAAACTCCCCCTGAACTGTTGTGGACAGTTCATCATGAACACGGCAACGAGCAGCTGGTCTGTCGGACGCTGTTATGATCATAGAGTCAGGTTTTCCACACGGATGACGACATGTTGAAGCAAGGCATCGTGAGGCCTTGagtgactttgacctttaaccaccaaaatctaatcagttcatctttgagtgagtgtttgtgaaagACATTCCCTTGAGTCTTTCTTGAGATATCGCGTCCAAGAGAATTGGACGCACGGACAACCCAAAAAAAATATAGTGCCTCCAGCTGCTGGCTGTCGCCGGCGTGGAGACGGAACAACTGGATCAAACTCATTGATGAGTCAGAACACTTGGctcagactgactgactgactgaacaCGTCTGCAGATCACAGTGTTTCACACCGAGGCGGTCACATGGTCCACGGGAGTGCGCTCTAACCAGGAAGTGTTGTCGTCTGCACTCTAACGCACCTCGGCTGGAGCAGAGTGAGATTTGAGGCCAGTAAAAGAAGAGACTGAACCAGTGGAGAGTAGATTTCTGTGTAGTTTAGTTTCCACCTcatctccctttctctctttgtcactTTCCCTCTGTGCTTTTCCCcacctctctccatccctcactttctgtcacatcctcctcttcctccctgaatctttctgcagcttctccctCGTCCCTCGTTACcgcctctcctcatcctcccctgtCATCCTGTCAGGTTGTGCAGCAGCCGTTACTGTCAGTTCTCCACAACGCGCGGTTTTCATTCATCAGGATTGTTGCAGCAGCGGCAGGTTGAAGATTCagttgtgttgaaggttttctATGAAGATTTCATCCAAACCCACCTAATGAGTGTACTGctatcaggtgtgtgtgtgtgtgtgtgactgacagagataaagcaaacagacaaatatgGTTATTTTTATACTCGCAAAACAGTGAAAGGATATTTACGGTCTTAAATCCAAATTTCCTGGTGAGCAAAATGCTTTTGTGTAGTTATAGTAGAGcctgctttgtttgtgtgtgtatctgtgtgtgtgtgtgtgtgtgtgtgtggttttggcATATTACGCCGTGTTGTTCTGTTGATGTGTTAAACAGCAGTGGATTGTGGGACTGCTGAAAGGATTAGCCCCAGAACGACCCCGGCTTCAAAGATGCAACTCTCCgccacagcaacaaaaaaacaaaacggaTGATTTCCACCTGTCGAACACCTCACGACTGACAGCGACAGCAGGGTGCAGGTGAAACCTTGTTTTATCGGTTTATCCAGGAAAGATTTTCTTGGCTGACATTTGTGTGAAATGTCAAAGATTCTGAGGGAAAAATATGCAGATgaggcagaagaagagaaataagTAAAGAGTTGATCCCTCCAATGCAGATGTGGTGATGTATATCAGAAGTTTTGCACAGTTGGAGTTACTGAACTCACATATGTAGCAAATATAACATTTTTCTGATTACATACAGAATCAATGCAAAGACAAAGACGGGAAAAGCACTTAAAGATCATGAAGAGAAATATTTCTCACTCAGAcgttgtggttttttttgtcgTTAAGTCGTGAGATTGCTGCTTGTTAGTGTCGCAGggtgggtgtgtttttttttcagatcaGAGTCATAAAAGTTTGGTGGAGGTCATAACAACTCGTAATGAACCACTGGCGCAAATGGAGCCTGGAGACATTTGAAGATTAAAACCCCAGAGGGGCGGGATCAGAGCTTAACTTCAGATATTTTCAACATATGCCGTTTGGTGGAGGCTGTTAACCAAAGCTTCTTACAGGACCACGAGCATTTAATCATCGTACATCTACTAAATTACTGAGACATGAATTTCACTTGCGTCCAAAACAAGACTCGTACATATGAGCTGTTTTATACCAGTTAATGACAATGAAAATATCACAGactgcttgattgaatttttATTACATCTTTTATGATTAAAGATTAGGAGATATGATTTTATTCCCCCAGATAAATGTGTCACCTTTTAGTTCCGAGCTTATTAAACCCAGAGTTATGAATAATATTGTGATATCACTGCCGTCATTTTCAGGAAATGACTCACGAGCTCATTCCCTGTTACAGATTATTAAAAATGACTCGGCTCAAAACTGTATAAAGTTAGAAGAAGCAGTAGAAGCAGATTTGCAATGTTTGTTTGGACTGATTAGAATAAAGAGCTGTGTGTCGTCAGCGTGGCAGTGACAGTGGACATTATATTTGTGGAAGCATATAGATGGAAAATATACAGAGATCAACAGGTCACTAATACAGactctttgttcttcttcttctctttgtttgttgtggGATAATGAAATGGAGAATggctgttgtgtttctttcatcactttAAAAACCACAGAACTTCCACAAATTATGAGTAGAGGTAAACTTAaagtcgtacctgttgcttcttCTCTCACCTTCAGTCACTTTGAACACGTTTAGCTGAACTGTAAAGTCAGCGCTGGGCAGTgagataaatgtaaatgtaaaggaTTGCAATTTTTTGAAAAGTCAGCAATGTGATTAAAGTTAGTGATTCCAGTTACTTTGACATGTGGTGGTTGATTGGTGGATTACTGGGGTAAAGTTACGATAAGAGGAGGGAttaaactggttttattttatcatcgGTGGTCAGCTGCGTGCTGTCACACAGGTGAAGCAGCTGGATGCTCGGTGAATCTCCGCAAACCTCCTGTTCAACTTCCTGTCGAGAAGGTTTTGTTGTCATCGGCGTTACACAAacactactggacggattaccagGAAAGTTGGTGAAAAGgaagttggtgcagatccaagaaATGTTTCCCTCACTTGAACATTTCAAGACAATGCCACGATGGAAGTGGCCACTCGCTTCCTTTGCAGGagaccccccccaaaaaagcaTCTTCCAAATCTCTCCCCTCTCCATCCACATAATCCCTAATCCCAGTTCCCCGCCATTCAAGTACATTAGTGAATTATTCCTTTAATCCAGAATGGGTAGTGGCCGCAAAGCAGCTTTTTTCAACGAGCTGCCCTCGGATGAAGTCATCGACTGGAGGATAAACATGCGGCCAATCACATCTCGTTTTAATTAGTTTCACCCCTTGTGTTCGATGCCAGACTCCTCGGTCCCGCTCGGTCCGTCACACAAAGCGAACAGACGTCAGGGTAGTGATGTCATCGCGTGGCACCGGAGAACGGGCGTGTGAGTCTGAGGCTGGAACGAGTCTTCGGAAAGAGTCGGTGATTGTTGGAGTACGTTTGTATTTATAGTCTCAACATAAACATCAGCAGATGTTGacagtttattttctcctgctgttctTTTACAGATATCTCTTCTAATCCTGTTGGATTGGGATCTTGCTTCGGTGGGAGGGAACAGTCTCAACTCCAGTTTTTCAGGATTGAATAACAGCTCATTAACATTTTGGACCAGTGATCAGTTTAAAATGTCCTTGTTGTAACTGAGCGATCTCCCAGGAAACCAAAGTGCTCTTTTCATCTCTCCGTCCCTCACCACTTTATTTTCAGCCCCCCTGATTGTTGAATTTTTCATAGTGATGGTTTCTGCAGTTACTGATGTCACTGTGGTTTGTGTGGAGCCAGCAGGTTTTCTTTTAGTGCTTCAGGCACAAAACCACATTCTTCTGCAGTTTTAGGCCCAGAAGATGTTTTCTGATCCGTGTGGTTTATGCAGAAGAACAGTGGAGTGCAGTTATAAACCTGCCTCTCATGGAATGAGCTGTTTATAGTTTCCTTTTTTCAAACTATAAAATTACGACCTGcggctgcacaaagagctgatCACCTGTTTCTCCGAGGCTCAGTTAAGCTCCGTACGCAGAACCTGAGGTGGAGAATCATTTGTTGTGAAGTCAACATCACTCacattgatgagtcccagcagctgctgctccagagcGCTGACCGGCTGTTTATTCaacatttattcatattgaacGAAGCTCGTGTCCGAATTGCACCGAATTCAACCAGCACTTCTTTGGACCCTAAAGCCAATGAGATGAAAGTTTCTCGAGATGTGTGAGTCACATACAGACGGAGAGATGTCTCTCATTAGTAGATAGATGATGACATTGTGTCTTGGTTGGTTTATATTATTCACATTGATTGTTTTAATGATGTCCCTTTGGTCAGTCAGAGTTTTTTTCCTGCTTAATGAAAAGATGTATTTAGACTCTTGcatcataatatataatattgacAGTGTAAAATCCTCACGTTCTATTAATTGTTttctaaattatttatatattttcatggGTATTCTCGTAATCTGCAGTTGATGTAATCTCGTCACCCTTAATTTCTCATACCACAAATCAAACGAGCTGATTGTGAACTGCAGACGTTTCCCTTCCCTCCACTAACGGACCTATTTGAGAGCTGAAAGTTTTTCCTCAACAAATCGATACCGACTGTTTGCAGAGCGGCACCATTTTCACCTCATTCACTTTCCTGCATCGCTCTCACCAGTGAGTTTCCtgacttctcttcttctccctctgagAGCATCAAGTCTTTTTTTGTGCTCAGGGTCTCGAACGGCTCATGAAGCTTCAGGGGAAAAAACTTTACAAAGATTATACCTGCGAGGTTTAAAAATTCATGATGCAGAGTAATAATTGATGGTTCTTCTGTCCAGTGGGTCTTGGGTCGATTATAAACCTGAGTACAACCTCACTCCTCTGGGTTACGGATTTAAGATTAAGACAATGAGCAACATTCCCAGTCTGAGACCCTCCCAACACTTTCCTTCCTTTCCATCTAAAGTTTTCTGTTCTTGTTTGTTTCCAGGAAATGTTGTCGGGACCAATGTCACTGAGCCGGACAACGCAGCCAACGTTACCGCCCTTCTTAGCGAGGAGGAGGGACCGGCCAAGGCCAACGACAACATCGCCACGGTAACTGCGACGAGCAGCTCTGCCAGTCCCGACACTGTGACCCAGAGGGCGGGGCGTATCCCCCGAGCCggcgaagaggaggaggagcagagcagcggCATGTTCGGTGAATCTGTGGTTCCTGCGGTGGAGGAAGCTGGTGTTGCGGCCCCGCCTCCGCTCATCCCCGATTCGGCCGAGACGGAGCACCTGCTGCCTAGCAACCCACTTAAACCGgatgagggtgaggaggaggatgaggaggaggagcgtcTGCCACACACCGACCCACCTTGGATCCACGCTAAGGACACAGCCGTGTTTGACCTGGACCACCTCTTCACCACCACTGCCCCGCCACCAGCCGTCACTAACCCCTCCAACCCGGACGTCCTCCATGTGGACTTCTTCGACCCTTCGTCTCGCGGCCGCGGCCTGGACCTGGCACCGCCCTCTCCTTCATCACTGGCCCATGAGCTGCAGGGTGGTGACCCAACCTCCTGGGCGATGCCAGACAACTACGACTACCTCACGCCCTATGAGGACGGCGTGTCCCCCACCGCCGATGAGTACACCTACAGCACCACAACTGAGGCCTACGAGAGCGATGAAGACCTCCGACTGTCCGCTGGGTCACCGCCTCGCTCCAGGCCTCGTGCCCCGGCGTCCTTCATCCCCGGGGCAGCACTTCCTGGTGCTGGAGCTCCAGTTCCAAACATCCCTGGggcagctcctcctgctgccttgCCGGTGGACGGGTCAGACGGGTTGGGCGGATGCCGCGTGGGCTACCAGATGGTGAACGGAAGTTGCCGCTCGCCCTGCGATATGCTGCCCAACTACTGCTTCAACGGGGGACAGTGTTACCTGCAGGAGGGCGTGGGAGTCTTCTGCAGGTAGGAAGCAACATTAACACAAACTCAGTCTTTCACACATCACgatgcacaaatacaccactCAGCAATACACACACCTGGAATTTGCAGATTGTTGACGTTGCACCAGTATTTTGCAACCTCATGAAAAATCACGACATCTGCGTCAAGTCAAACGAGAACTCAGGGGCAGGAGTTTTTTAATGTCGATATGACACCAAAAgcaaaatataagaaaatacaaGCAATAACATACACAAATGAAATTATAGCATTTTGTAAACACTGAACTATATATTGAAATTATTTTCATACTTTGCATTTGTCCGTAAACTATAAAACTCTCATCCATTTACTGTTTGAGCTCCAGGCTGAGCCCTCGAACTGCAGTAATGATTTCCCTCAATACTCAATCCACTCCGGTTGCCGTGGTGATGAATCTAGGTGGAGGTCAAAAGTCAAAGGGATTAAGAGATATGAGATATAAAATATGGCCTGAGCCAAAGAGTCGTTTCAGCTCAATGTGAGTCCTGTGCGAGCAAGTCCACGTTCACACTGTGGATTAAAAACGGCCTGATCTGTGATGTGAGCAGCTTCATCTGAGTTGTTGGAAAAACAACATCCTCGTCGTCACAGCAGCGAGTTCAGGATTAGAGATGATGTGGTGGAGAGAGTGTGAGCGTAACCTGGTTTCAAATTCATGTGTAAAgtcgtgtgtttttatttgtacatCTGAACCGACCGTGACACCTCAACACAAAGCTGAATTAGAGTGATTTTCAGAAAAGCTTTTTAGAAAAAGGCTGAGCTCAAATTTCTAGAGAAACAAGATTGGATAGTTTCTGTGTGAATTCCAATAATGTTCCATCCTCATGAGACGTTTGAACTAACATGAGAATCAGGTGTAGAGGGACGACAACATGGATTTGAAACCTCAGGTTCAGGTTCACAGTacgagtaaaaacaaaaacagatcaGCCGCCATTTTGTTCTGAGGGTCAGTATTCATACTGGAGGAGATCCATCACGAGGAAGAGACCCACAGAAAAACAATTTAACGCCGACAGAGGCCTTGGTGAGGAGAAAAtggctgcagacagaaaaaaggaaacatctggaacTCTGTGATTGATAAGAATTAACATTGTTTTTACCGATATCAATCACAAAAAGGCAGATTTCTCATTTCTCGGTGGCAGATGTTTTACATACATTTCctcataatgatgatgaagatgaatgaaGCAGCCAATCAGTGAGGAGACGCTTCCCATTAGTGAGCAGCTGCGCAGCTTAGCATGCAAATGTATTCACGGAGGTGTTGGTCCTCCTGACCGGAGCTGATGGAGAGAATGTGCATCACTGTCACTGTTCCGCTCTGTTGTCTAAATGCAGAAGAAAGTGTGAATGAAATGACCCTGGACCTCAGCACAGGAAGAATGTGCCGTTattagaaagagaagaaaaactcgACGTGATCCATGTGTTGAGGGCGGATTTTGGACCAGAGTCCGTCAGCTGATATGAAGCAGAGACGAGGCTGCAGAGACGCTGAGAGGCGTTTGACTGACGGACAGGAGCTCATTATGGGTCAATGGAACACTGGCACAGATGAGGACCAACACacgatgctgtgtgtgtgtgtgtgtgtgtgtgtgaacatgatgtgtgaggttgtgtgtactgtacatgtgaaactgtgactttgtgtgtgtgtgtgtgtgttggtgcgtGCAGCCAAACTGAGACTGTTCAGGCCAATTGAATTACAGCGACGATGAATGTTTGGACCTTTAGTCgtctgcagtaaaacacacGACCCCGTGAAGAGAGAGCACTGACCTGAGATCAGCCTGACGCTCGCTACCTCCACCAACACTGAAGAAATACGATCCGGTGAGACGGAGAAGTTAATGTGGCTGAACACACGTTACTGAGTCTTCAACCCTTTCTGAAgagttaaagaatgaaatgattatagaggttttaaaaacagtaaaagtttTTTCCTTAAAATTGAAGAAAATCAATGAGACAAATATTCGTATTTAACGTTTATTTACTGTCATTATATTTATACGACAAATCGACATCGTGATTTGTGCATCTTCAAGTTTGGCGTTGTACGATGGAGATGTTTCTATTGTGGTTTCTGAAACATCACGTCCGGAGTCTTTCCCAACACAGTTGATGAATCCTGTCCAATAACTGTGACGTGTGCACTGGATCTGAGAGGGAGGTATAGGATCCAGTGTTTCTGGAGTTTGAATCATATCAGGTCTTcaatttttatctttttttgaaAATCTTTTTCTTGCAATTCTCTTTATTTTACCACCAAAATAAATCACTGGAATAACCACTTAACATTCAGTGCATTAACGACACAGTGATCTGTAACACCATAGTAGTTCTTCTCCTTCAGAATAAACTCTTGTTTTTTAGCTTCAGGAGGTGACTCAGATTATCAGTGTGGAAAAACTCAAGTAGAAAAATGTTAAGTATGAGAAATATTTGTTCTCAAACTGAATCTGCAGGATGTCG
This region of Paralichthys olivaceus isolate ysfri-2021 chromosome 13, ASM2471397v2, whole genome shotgun sequence genomic DNA includes:
- the cspg5a gene encoding chondroitin sulfate proteoglycan 5 isoform X1 produces the protein MQGKEASSLRSGCWRLTLLSCVLALHLIPGSVHGNVVGTNVTEPDNAANVTALLSEEEGPAKANDNIATVTATSSSASPDTVTQRAGRIPRAGEEEEEQSSGMFGESVVPAVEEAGVAAPPPLIPDSAETEHLLPSNPLKPDEGEEEDEEEERLPHTDPPWIHAKDTAVFDLDHLFTTTAPPPAVTNPSNPDVLHVDFFDPSSRGRGLDLAPPSPSSLAHELQGGDPTSWAMPDNYDYLTPYEDGVSPTADEYTYSTTTEAYESDEDLRLSAGSPPRSRPRAPASFIPGAALPGAGAPVPNIPGAAPPAALPVDGSDGLGGCRVGYQMVNGSCRSPCDMLPNYCFNGGQCYLQEGVGVFCRCNVQDYIWHKGARCESVVTEFQVMCLAVGASALVVLLLFMIVVCFAKKLHVLKTENKKLRKRSSKYRPSSEQHNDNFSLSTIAEGSHPNVRKLCDTPPNVPHARALAYYDNIICQDDPNSQNKLEDPVKAPPKEDDSLNIHNSLTPKHENHKVLGEENSSEVNSLQNNMM
- the cspg5a gene encoding chondroitin sulfate proteoglycan 5 isoform X7, coding for MQGKEASSLRSGCWRLTLLSCVLALHLIPGSVHGNVVGTNVTEPDNAANVTALLSEEEGPAKANDNIATVTATSSSASPDTVTQRAGRIPRAGEEEEEQSSGMFGESVVPAVEEAGVAAPPPLIPDSAETEHLLPSNPLKPDEGEEEDEEEERLPHTDPPWIHAKDTAVFDLDHLFTTTAPPPAVTNPSNPDVLHVDFFDPSSRGRGLDLAPPSPSSLAHELQGGDPTSWAMPDNYDYLTPYEDGVSPTADEYTYSTTTEAYESDEDLRLSAGSPPRSRPRAPASFIPGAALPGAGAPVPNIPGAAPPAALPVDGSDGLGGCRVGYQMVNGSCRSPCDMLPNYCFNGGQCYLQEGVGVFCRCNVQDYIWHKGARCESVVTEFQVMCLAVGASALVVLLLFMIVVCFAKKLHVLKTENKKLRKRSSKYRPSSEQHNDNFSLSTIAEGSHPNDDPNSQNKLEDPVKAPPKEDDSLNIHNSLTPKHENHKVLGEENSSEVNSLQNNMM